A genomic window from Lineus longissimus chromosome 17, tnLinLong1.2, whole genome shotgun sequence includes:
- the LOC135501854 gene encoding protein crumbs-like: MHIFWNTSRKTQHPLHGMLIAAVFSILWRFILASGSRGYFNKTSAILKTVIDLRHQTVFGIRTCSLGQIIYQKGTSGDYFNVSLSSTGSLEIRWSVNGTVDGDTIGSNINQNSWITVDIKFDLGKVKVSVEEGATVKFLHVISNSSATYRRYLWDISLSGGDLVVGGDIVACISEGSTIELSQAVSDTGVVWNSCPLDSESGCGTDDINDCWNYPCKNGGTCKDGFKSYTCDCATGYGGSDCQTFFGSIGCSLDPCKYNSTCQNVTTTHLGYECICLDGYVGVNCEIDINECSSSPCKNNGFCTDAVNSYRCNCSGTGYQGSQCTNDIDECTTLSPCVNGSCSNTFGSYKCSCTNGYGGKNCDAEVNECLSNPCQNGGQCHDYLAYYNCSCPVGYTGIHCEDNVNDCLGVQCSANRECKDGLNMFTCDCKAGYTGTSNTTDPCVETDECLSSPCQNNATCKNLVNAFECSCVAGFIGTFCETDIDECSGHPCLNGKCHDKVNHYRCECYAGWTGDNCTENIDECHPDPCINGAKCNDQINGYNCTCTQGWTGENCTEDILECNSNPCQNGGKCNELTNGYNCSCVLGFNGTHCEVNIDDCLSAPCWNGGACIDGINGYTCNCTSEYMGTNCTEKYNACSFAPCMNGATCHTTIGQRDHNCTCILGYDGKNCKNNIDDCMNVTCPYSNVCYDGVNNYTCACPTGFAGVNCTDNINECAAKPCKNGGECKDGIGNYTCVCPQRTVDLTEYGGSRYVVGYNGTNCENTIDACDLEICLNGNTCVLAQSPLYYRCQCDNATAILAGYVFTGFNCEVMMSYCDMKPATGTLPKCKNGGTCAPSFSGIGGINCTCASGFTGPTCEIDIDECASNPCQYNGKCTDKVNGYVCECLPGLNGTNCEINIDECLSNPCQHGSCLDKINSYECNCTDTGFNGTHCELNIDDCVGSPCQNGGVCNDLIKDYNCSCFAGYAGKNCETDIDECLSTPCQYNGTCLQKSNQTLYNQVPKLPGFEAAFNYSTADGYVCQCLPGFKGVECEINIDECDPDPCVNGNCTDGYNKYTCNCLPGYRGVNCSIDIDECSEPADPCQFGSTCTQKVADYDCACPSEFQGKKYGGKNCTTELTGCVNNGCKNGAACVPFLVNEAQGVHNYTCTCTVGWAGHYCDVTTVASFNGTTHWPVLNKNQDSASVEIGFRTTLQNGILAFSGDPKNISDSFYTLELSQMKVTLSYKMPGKEKEQIIIDTAVNDAAWHHVKLVILNTSLSLTLENCGVTNCTEERALTAPLVLGGTTSLGQIAAPDLKTFSQISSSVSNFIGCTRDIIVDSTKLVPSEYVAKVDHLIEGCPRTEVCIPDPCNARGDCIDEWIEPRCSCRRPYFGVKCENVLPASTFGLGQKKSFAWFVIAQDKAKLMEIHTEISLFIRTRNTAGFVIYVGGDTSATNVNTFISLEIVSGKISVRTKLAADVEVTNGNRYVSDGQQYKLDLTRDGCQLTVTLQFGSAAAFKDIDMTLSKCTSTQVLTVKNVYMGSLPGWTTSRRRKRAVDINGSSSQTPFVGTLQDARLGTYSLQLFPPSGTGQTPSVIAAARKTNIAEGEKTEDMCKLLSNPCEYNGTCQNMFYNDYNCTCVTGYTGKNCSNIDYCLYSTCPGGASCRDKPNGYECISPATFNGESSQIDYNLTLNATDMVLESISLKVRTRKTSGIILDTTDGKFRLSLNNGKVKFEMKGPTGQTGSAQYILKSKQTVNDGSYHNITIKIIATSIDLDVDSTIATKTGENYTVSIPNGYSGLSVGGVSASAPFKGCLDDVNVNGYNLPVFKDAELVNDTRLDKFSAQVIKNITIGCEGDPVCATNDCKNNATCQDIWNDYTCKCVLGFNGTKCENNIPDCPKSNCSQPGTKRCVDGINSFSCDCKPGYRGTWCETDIDECAVDPCINNGTCTDKINDFSCNCTANFTGKTCDVPIGRSCKENPCVNGSCTDVNVTTSAGKEYSSFNCSCYPGYEGRVCDTLINYCKVDPCKNKAVCKNDYIKYDWSCQCVPGYEGKDCGTETNECAPKPCLHGTCKDLFNDYNCTCEQGWEGKNCSTDIKECSQVPPICQNSGKCIEQAGSYNCDCAGTGYSGNNCQSEIDECGFNQPICQNSATCKNEPLGSYTCSCTLGYKDKNCSTANCSAVNCQNSGNCSVKTDGQWMCQCPKFYEGNLCQTKGPCADAPCNNSAVCSQDIATMNYTCQCTKGWQGTNCDQDINECDANPCKNGNCTNFDGGYNCTCNPGYEGFNCSVDINECADKPCKNGGVCSDQVNKYQCNCAGTGFEGINCTVNIDECTVNQPCLNGGTCKDTIGSYTCTCLDPYVGKTCHSENPCNKTICQNGGTCGYNISEADQKAVGFCTCLSGFSGAICEKAASSQLNLVIIIAPIAALVVLIILIVIIVFVMTARKKRATRGTYSPSRQELEGSRVEMGNVLKQPPEERLI, translated from the exons GTTCCATCGGCTGTTCATTGGATCCTTGTAAATACAACTCTACTTGTCAGAACGTGACAACGACTCATTTAGGTTATGAGTGCATTTGCCTTGATG GATATGTAGGCGTCAACTGTGAGATTGACATCAACGAGTGTTCATCATCGCCATGTAAAAATAATGGCTTCTGTACAGATGCTGTCAATTCCTATAGGTGCAATTGTTCTGGTACAG GTTACCAAGGGAGCCAGTGTACCAATGACATTGATGAGTGCACCACCCTTTCCCCCTGTGTGAATGGATCCTGTAGTAACACGTTTGGAAGTTATAAATGTTCATGCACTAATGGATATGGTGGAAAGAACTGTGATGCT GAGGTGAATGAGTGTTTATCGAATCCCTGCCAGAATGGTGGCCAATGCCATGACTATCTTGCCTACTATAACTGCTCATGCCCGGTGGGGTATACCGGTATCCACTGTGAAGACAACGTCAATGACTGTCTGGGCGTACAGTGTTCGGCGAATCGGGAATGCAAAGACGGGCTGAACATGTTTACCTGTGATTGTAAGGCAGGTTATACAG GCACTTCAAATACAACAGATCCCTGTGTTGAGACGGACGAATGTCTAAGCAGCCCATGTCAAAACAACGCCACCTGTAAAAATCTAGTCAATGCATTTGAATGTTCCTGTGTTGCGGGCTTCATAGGGACGTTTTGTGAGACGGACATTGATGAATGCTCAGGACATCCCTGTCTGAATGGAAA ATGCCATGATAAAGTGAACCACTACAGGTGTGAGTGTTATGCTGGCTGGACCGGTGACAACTGCACTGAGAACATAGATGAGTGTCATCCTGACCCCTGTATAAATGGGGCAAAGTGTAACGATCAG ATTAACGGATACAACTGCACCTGTACCCAAGGTTGGACAGGGGAAAACTGTACCGAGGATATCTTGGAGTGTAATTCGAATCCGTGCCAGAACGGGGGAAAGTGTAACGAACTGACCAATGGCTACAACTGCTCCTGTGTCCTCGGATTCAATG GTACACATTGTGAGGTCAATATCGATGATTGTCTGTCAGCGCCATGCTGGAACGGAGGGGCTTGTATTGATGGTATAAATGGATATACTTGTAACTGCACGTCCGAGTATATGGGGACAAATTGTACAGAAAAATACAACGCATGTTCCTTTGCGCCGTGCATGAATGGGGCGACTTGTCACACCACCATCGGACAACGTGACCACAACTGCACGTGCATTCTCGGATATGATGGCAAAAATTGCAAGAATAATATCGATGATTGCATGAATGTGACGTGTCCGTATAGCAATGTGTGTTACGATGGTGTAAACAACTATACTTGTGCATGTCCGACAG GTTTTGCTGGAGTCAACTGTACAGACAATATCAACGAATGTGCCGCGAAGCCGTGTAAAAATGGCGGCGAGTGCAAGGACGGCATCGGGAACTACACGTGCGTGTGTCCACAAAGAACAGTCGACTTGACAGAGTATGGTGGATCTAGATACGTAGTCGGTTATAATGGCACCAACTGTGAGAATACTATCGATGCATGTGATCTTGAAATATGCCTGAATGGAAATACTTGTGTATTGGCCCAAAGTCCTTTATATTATCGGTGTCAATGTGATAATGCTACTGCTATTCTTGCGGGATACGTATTTACAG GTTTCAACTGTGAGGTAATGATGAGCTACTGTGATATGAAACCCGCAACTGGCACATTACCGAAGTGTAAGAATGGGGGGACCTGCGCACCTAGTTTTAGTGGTATTGGAGGCATCAACTGCACTTGTGCATCAGGATTTACAG GTCCAACTTGTGAAATCGACATTGATGAATGTGCATCCAATCCATGCCAGTATAATGGGAAGTGTACTGATAAGGTGAACGGCTATGTGTGTGAATGCTTGCCGGGTCTCAATGGTACTAACTGTGAGATCAACATCGATGAGTGCCTGTCTAATCCGTGTCAACATGGATCGTGTTTGGACAAGATAAACAG ttaCGAATGCAATTGTACAGACACTGGCTTCAATGGTACACACTGTGAGTTGAACATCGATGATTGTGTGGGCAGCCCTTGCCAGAATGGAGGAGTTTGTAACGATCTCATCAAG GATTATAACTGTTCCTGTTTTGCTGGTTACGCTGGCAAGAACTGTGAAACTGACATAGACGAATGCCTGTCGACCCCTTGTCAATACAACGGTACCTGCCTCCAGAAGTCTAACCAGACCTTGTACAATCAAGTCCCCAAACTCCCAGGATTTGAGGCTGCGTTCAACTATTCAACTGCTGATGGCTATGTATGTCAATGTCTTCCTGGATTTAAAG GTGTTGAATGTGAAATCAACATAGATGAATGTGACCCAGACCCCTGTGTCAATGGCAACTGTACGGATGGCTACAACAAGTATACCTGCAACTGTCTCCCTGGATACCGAGGCGTCAACTGTAGCATCGACATCGATGAATGTTCTGAACCTGCCGACCCGTGCCAGTTTGGCAGTACCTGCACGCAAAAAGTTGCCGATTATGATTGTGCTTGTCCGAGTGAGTTTCAGGGGAAGAAATATGGAGGGAAGAATTGTACGACGGAGTTGACAGGTTGTGTGAATAACGGATGTAAAAATGGTGCGGCGTGTGTCCCGTTCTTGGTCAATGAGGCTCAAGGTGTtcataattatacatgtacctgtacagTGGGATGGGCTGGTCATTATTGTGATGTCACAACTGTTGCTTCGTTCAACGGCACAACACATTGGCCTGTGTTGAACAAGAACCAAGATTCTGCGAGTGTTGAGATAGGTTTTAGGACGACGTTACAAAATGGCATCCTTGCTTTCAGCGGTGACCCGAAAAATATTTCGGATAGTTTCTACACCCTAGAACTCTCTCAAATGAAAGTTACGCTGAGCTATAAAATGCCAGGGAAAGAAAAGGAGCAGATTATAATAGACACTGCTGTAAATGATGCAGCGTGGCACCATGTGAAACTTGTTATTCTGAACACATCCTTGTCTTTGACTTTGGAAAATTGTGGTGTAACGAACTGTACAGAAGAAAGGGCACTCACAGCACCACTTGTGTTGGGTGGGACGACGTCATTAGGTCAGATAGCTGCACCAGATCTCAAAACATTCAGCCAGATCTCTTCCTCTGTGTCTAACTTCATCGGCTGTACCCGCGATATCATTGTGGATAGTACAAAATTGGTGCCATCTGAGTATGTTGCAAAGGTGGATCATCTGATTGAGGGTTGTCCCAGAACGGAAGTGTGCATCCCCGACCCTTGCAACGCCCGTGGAGACTGTATTGATGAGTGGATTGAACCAAGGTGTAGCTGTCGCCGCCCTTATTTCGGAGTGAAATGTGAAAATG TTCTTCCGGCTTCGACCTTTGGCCTCGGTCAGAAAAAGAGCTTTGCATGGTTCGTCATCGCCCAAGACAAGGCAAAACTCATGGAAATCCACACAGAAATTTCGTTGTTCATTCGAACGCGTAACACTGCTGGTTTTGTCATTTATGTTGGTGGTGATACTTCTGCAACAAACGTCAACACATTCATCTCTTTGGAGATAGTCAGCGGTAAGATATCCGTCCGAACAAAACTTGCTGCAGACGTTGAGGTTACCAATGGGAACAGATACGTCAGCGATGGCCAGCAGTATAAATTAGATTTGACACGCGATGGCTGCCAGTTGACTGTGACCCTGCAATTCGGCTCAGCTGCAGCTTTTAAAGACATTGATATGACGCTCTCAAAGTGCACCAGCACGCAGGTGTTAACGGTCAAGAATGTCTACATGGGTAGCCTGCCTGGTTGGACCACATCACGGCGGAGGAAACGTGCAGTTGATATAAATGGCTCCAGTTCGCAGACACCATTTGTTGGAACTCTCCAAGATGCCCGTCTTGGCACCTACTCTCTGCAGCTCTTTCCACCTTCCG GAACTGGTCAGACTCCCTCGGTGATCGCAGCGGCCAGAAAGACGAACATCGCAGAAGGCGAGAAGACAGAAGATATGTGTAAACTCCTTAGCAACCCTTGCGAGTACAATGGCACTTGTCAGAACATGTTCTACAATGATTACAA TTGTACGTGCGTAACTGGTTATACCGGGAAGAACTGCAGTAACATCGACTACTGTCTCTACTCAACCTGTCCAGGGGGTGCCTCCTGTCGCGATAAACCAAATGGATATGAAT GTATATCCCCAGCCACATTTAACGGTGAATCCTCACAGATAGACTACAATCTCACACTGAACGCTACCGATATGGTCTTGGAGTCGATATCTCTTAAAGTACGAACACGCAAAACGAGTGGTATAATCCTGGATACCACAGATGGAAAATTCCGCCTGTCCCTCAACAATGGGAAAGTGAAGTTTGAGATGAAGGGGCCTACAGGGCAGACCGGGAGTGCCCAGTATATTCTTAAGTCCAAACAAACCGTCAATGATGGCTCTTACCATAACATTACCATCAAAATAATTGCGACGAGTATAGATCTTGATGTTGATAGCACAATTGCGACAAAAACTGGAGAGAACTATACTGTTTCTATACCGAATGGTTACAGCGGTTTGAGTGTTGGGGGTGTCTCCGCGAGCGCTCCTTTTAAAGGTTGCTTAGATGATGTCAACGTTAACGGTTACAATCTTCCAGTATTTAAGGATGCGGAACTAGTAAACGATACAAGATTGGATAAGTTTTCGGCCCAGGTGATTAAGAATATTACAATTGGCTGTGAGGGGGATCCAGTTTGTGCCACTAATGATTGTAAAAACAACGCCACTTGTCAGGATATTTGGAATGACTATACGTGCAAGTGCGTGTTGGGATTCAATGGGACGAAGTGCGAGAATAATATCCCGGACTGTCCGAAGAGTAACTGCAGTCAGCCAGGAACGAAACGTTGCGTTGATGGCATCAACAGTTTCTCTTGTGATTGTAAACCAGGATACAGAGGAACGTG GTGTGAGACTGATATCGACGAATGTGCCGTTGACCCTTGCATAAATAACGGTACTTGCACTGACAAGATCAACGATTTTAGTTGCAACTGTACGGCAAACTTTACCGGGAAGACATGTGATGTTCCG ATTGGCCGCTCCTGTAAAGAAAATCCATGTGTGAATGGGTCCTGTACAGATGTCAATGTCACAACGTCAGCCGGG AAAGAGTATTCCAGCTTCAACTGTTCATGTTACCCAGGGTACGAGGGCAGGGTGTGCGATACCCTCATCAACTACTGCAAGGTGGATCCGTGCAAGAACAAGGCAGTATGCAAGAATGACTACATCAAGTATGACTGGAGCTGTCAATGTGTACCGG GTTATGAGGGTAAAGACTGTGGGACTGAGACCAATGAGTGTGCCCCCAAACCCTGCCTACATGGGACATGTAAAGACCTCTTCAATGACTACAACTGTACCTGTGAGCAAG GTTGGGAAGGGAAGAACTGCTCTACAGATATAAAGGAGTGTAGCCAAGTGCCCCCGATCTGTCAGAATAGCGGGAAGTGTATAGAACAGGCGGGAAGTTACAATTGTGACTGTGCTGGTACTGGCTATAGTG GAAATAACTGTCAAAGTGAGATTGACGAATGCGGCTTCAATCAACCAATTTGTCAGAACAGCGCCACCTGTAAGAACGAGCCTCTCGGTTCCTACACCTGTTCCTGTACCCTCGGATACAAAGACAAGAACTGTAGCACAGCGAATTGTAGTGCTGTTAATTGTCAGAACAGCGGTAACTGCTCGGTAAAGACTGATGGCCAGTGGATGTGCCAATGCCCAAAATTCTATGAAG GAAACCTCTGTCAGACAAAGGGACCCTGTGCTGATGCTCCATGCAATAATTCTGCCGTCTGCTCCCAGGATATTGCAACAATGAACTACACATGTCAGTGCACAAAAG GCTGGCAAGGCACTAACTGCGACCAAGACATCAACGAATGTGACGCCAACCCCTGCAAGAACGGAAACTGTACCAACTTTGACGGCGGCTATAACTGTACCTGTAACCCAGGTTACGAGGGCTTCAACTGCAGCGTTGACATCAACGAGTGCGCAGACAAGCCATGTAAGAATGGTGGCGTATGCAGTGACCAAGTTAACAAGTACCAGTGTAATTGTGCCGGAACAG GTTTCGAGGGCATCAACTGCACAGTGAACATCGACGAATGCACGGTAAACCAACCTTGTCTGAATGGCGGAACTTGTAAAGACACCATTggatcatatacatgtacttgtctcgATCCATATGTCGGCAAGACTTGCCATTCCGAGAATCCGTGTAACAAAACCATTTGTCAAAATGGCGGCACCTGTGGATATAACATCAGTGAGGCTGATCAAAAAGCTGTGGGATTCTGCACCTGCCTTAGCGGTTTCAGCGGAGCCATCTGCGAGAAAGCA GCCAGTTCACAGCTCAATCTCGTCATCATCATAGCCCCAATAGCAGCGCTAGTGGTTCTCATTATTCTAATAG TGATAATCGTATTCGTCATGACTGCAAGAAAGAAGAGAGCAACACGAGGAACATACAGTCCAAGTCGACAGGAATTGGAAGGGTCAAGGGTCGAAATGGGAAATGTCCTGAAACAACCCCCAGAGGAGCGATTGATATGA
- the LOC135501414 gene encoding zinc finger protein 883-like: protein MNSSVETVENQSLSAVVKVEPQPMDTASSSDVDWKAREQISTMSEVDSSPRASHSKRKIKCPRKVPLPKGAVTSDIKVCSENASEMGGQDTDAIEQGIGDQSVENAAGDLVGKGRAGTGRRSVANKSTSNKRAAGGKKSKKPTGKRTKKTKVYKDVQEEELSDGFVGSLDSDGRSQDSKVQDKYAGKNPCSVCGKGFRYPSDLRRHSLTHSDQRAFQCDICDLKFRYRSNKVTHMNNKHKTEMVHRCDKCGIRFLTEVDRDYHRLTYSKCKDRGNYRCKYCYQRFARRETLEEHEYCHTGQKPFPCTLCEQRFASLHALKTHKYTHPELGPKPHGCDLCDQRFDRKDRLKKHVAMVHAKNSPFVCEHCNKFFRCEDSLKSHRMTHTNGFRYLCSVCGYGCNWISCFKNHMVMHTGEKKHVCQECSRSFMSSSALKMHMIDHTGDAPHPCSKCPAKFKRLFHLKTHMITHSDARPFKCIHCDKGFKRRDNLEAHILTHSNLKPYHCELCEKQFNNPSNLRMHMSRVHGAKKDFKYERTSKSISKLLGIGEIVKSIEADVTVRQRLAENSEQNSQNVDVSEQLECPEKDQPTDLVLTSNTEVMDAAGIGAESSNVLVVEST, encoded by the exons ATGAACTCCTCAGTTGAAACTGTTGAGAATCAAAGTTTGTCTGCAGTTGTGAAGGTGGAGCCTCAACCAATGGACACAGCTTCATCATCAGATGTTGATTGGAAGGCGAGGGAGCAGATATCAACAATGTCTGAGGTCGATTCAAGTCCTCGTGCTAGTCACTCAAAGAGAAAAATTAAATGTCCGCGAAAGGTACCACTGCCAAAAGGTGCTGTGACATCAGATATCAAGGTTTGTTCTGAAAATGCATCGGAGATGGGGGGCCAGGATACTGATGCGATTGAACAGGGAATTGGTGACCAATCTGTTGAGAACGCTGCCGGAGACCTGGTAGGAAAAGGCAGGGCTGGTACTGGTAGAAGAAGTGTGGCAAATAAAAGCACCTCAAATAAGCGAGCTGCTGGTGGGAAGAAGTCAAAGAAACCGACTGGTAAGAGGACAAAAAAGACAAAAGTATACAAGGATGTACAAGAGGAGGAACTATCGGATGGATTTGTTGGAAGTCTTGATTCTGATG GAAGATCTCAAGACTCCAAAGTCCAGGACAAGTATGCTGGAAAAAATCCTTGCAGCGTTTGTGGGAAAGGATTCCGATATCCATCAGACTTACGACGGCATAGTTTGACCCATTCTGATCAACGTGCATTTCAGTGTGACATCTGTGACTTAAAGTTCAGGTACCGCAGTAATAAAGTCACGCATATGAACAATAAGCATAAGACGGAGATGGTGCACAGATGCGACAAATGCGGCATTAGGTTTCTAACAGAGGTGGACCGAGACTATCATAGGTTGACCTACTCGAAGTGCAAAGATCGGGGCAATTATAGGTGCAAGTACTGTTACCAACGATTCGCTCGGAGAGAGACATTAGAGGAGCATGAATATTGCCACACTGGCCAAAAACCGTTCCCGTGTACACTTTGTGAGCAAAGGTTTGCCTCGCTGCACGCCCTTAAGACGCACAAGTACACGCATCCCGAATTAGGTCCGAAACctcatggttgtgacttgtgtGACCAGCGTTTTGACCGTAAGGACCGCCTGAAAAAACATGTTGCGATGGTTCATGCCAAAAATTCCCCATTTGTATGTGAGCATTGCAATAAGTTTTTCCGTTGTGAGGACTCATTAAAGAGTCACAGAATGACTCACACAAACGGGTTCAGGTATTTGTGTTCAGTTTGTGGATATGGTTGCAACTGGATTAGTTGTTTTAAGAATCACATGGTCATGCACACAGGTgagaaaaaacatgtttgtCAGGAATGTTCCCGGTCTTTCATGTCATCCAGTGCGTTAAAGATGCACATGATAGACCACACTGGGGACGCCCCTCACCCATGCTCAAAATGTCCAGCAAAGTTTAAACGTTTATTCCATTTGAAAACTCATATGATTACACATTCAGATGCCAGACCTTTCAAATGCATCCATTGCGACAAGGGGTTCAAGCGCCGCGATAATTTAGAGGCGCATATTTTGACACATTCAAATCTTAAACCATACCACTGTGAGCTTTGTGAAAAGCAGTTTAATAATCCGAGTAATCTTCGGATGCACATGTCACGCGTCCATGGTGCCAAGAAGGATTTCAAATACGAGCGCACAAGCAAGAGTATCAGTAAACTTCTTGGCATTGGGGAGATAGTGAAATCTATCGAAGCTGATGTTACGGTGAGGCAAAGATTGGCCGAGAATTCAGagcaaaattctcaaaatgttgatgTTTCTGAACAGTTAGAATGTCCAGAAAAAGATCAACCCACAGACCTTGTACTAACATCAAATACCGAGGTGATGGATGCTGCTGGTATCGGTGCAGAAAGTTCCAATGTTTTGGTGGTCGAATCGACCTAA
- the LOC135501630 gene encoding uncharacterized protein LOC135501630 codes for MISCLLSHVPIWQNFQNKTSIKTHFSCIIQTASNMSYGSNMQQNPWDSDIPTLGKINDVLALAERKGYGNLLRERAEEELKEYILENSPSIMLMSLLKGLTRKKKELDRVKLQIDCRMRDKETADITHVDQQEKHAEMIGEMNTHVQAIMNTKDLLINRLQRPYVGKYIKMEAAYHRYAGELFKLATPILADLAMHLDDIKWSKNLNVDDGAVETILGEISSALAEVTTNFQSMLRVRDSMKTLHDRTITD; via the exons ATGATTTCGTGCCTGCTTTCACACGTACCAATTTGGcagaattttcaaaacaaaacttccATCAAAACACACTTTTCCTGTATAATCCAAACAGCGAGTAATATGAGCTACGGCTCAAATATGCAGCAGAATCCATGGGATTCAGACATACCTACATTGGGTAAAATCAATGATGTTTTGGCCCTTGCTGAACGAAAAGGTTATGGAAATTTG CTGCGAGAACGAGCAGAGGAAGAGCTCAAAGAATATATCTTGGAGAACTCTCCATCCATTATGCTGATGAGTCTGCTCAAGGGGCtgacaaggaagaagaaggaACTAGACAGG GTAAAACTTCAAATTGACTGCAGAATGAGAGACAAGGAAACAGCTGATATCACTCATGTTGACCAACAAG AGAAACATGCAGAGATGATAGGAGAGATGAACACACATGTGCAGGCCATAATGAACACTAAAGACCTGCTTATCAACCGACTGCAACGACCATATGTTGGGAAGTACATCAAAATGGAGGCGGCTTATCACCg ATATGCTGGTGAACTCTTCAAGTTGGCCACACCCATTCTGGCAGACCTAGCCATGCATCTTGATGACATCAAGTGGTCCAAAAATCTCAATGTCGATGACGGGGCGGTTGAGACCATCCTCGGAGAAATATCGAGTGCACTTGCTGAAGTTACAACAAATTTTCAATCTATGCTGCGAGTTAGAGACTCCATGAAAACTCTTCATGACAGGACTATTACTGACTGA